Below is a window of Ammoniphilus sp. CFH 90114 DNA.
AGCTCTTTTTTTTGTGAAAAAGTGGCACCTTCCCCAAAAATAAGATTATCCTCTAAAGTAGATGACCACGCTATGATTTTTCTCACACCTCCTCACTCTAGATTTCGTTAAGATAGATAAGACCCATAGTAACGTTTCGTTTGATAATTATAGATCTTTTTGATAGGGTGTGATCCTTATTTTTTACTGCGTGAAATGTCGTGTTATTCACAAAAAAAGTATTTCTCTCATCGTCTCTGACTCGTATCGAAAAGTGAATGATAAAATGGTGCCTTTAGGGATATGTAAAGAATCGGAAATGATGAAAAGTGAAGCTAAGAAAAGCTTCGAGAAAACTAGTGTCACCGACCTACAAAACTAACTAAGTACCCTATCTTTATAAAATCTCCACATTGGTGGAGATTTTTTTTATGTTAGCATGTTTTTCAAGATAAGAAAATTATTTTGAATAAAATTATTTTTGAATAGTAAGTGTCTCTGTGTTGTGGACTGTTCTTGTTTGTTTGACGAAAAAACATAATAATGCTAAAGATCTTATCGTCTCTCAATTATGGACAAAAATTAATATGTGAAATAAAATACTTTTTCTAACATATTTAAAATTCGAGAAAACGAAAAATAAGCCTTATAACGCGTTACAATAGAAAAAAACAAGAAAGGGGCTTGGCCATGAAAGTAGGTCTTATTCCTAAGTTGTTGGCAGGGATTATCATAGGTATGTTGGCAGGACTCTATTTGCCAGATGAGGGAGTTCGTTTATTCATTACGGTAAAAGGGATTATTGGTCAATTTATCGGATTTACGGTTCCTTTAATCATCGTGTTCTTTATTACTAGTGGTGTAGCACAACTCGGAAATCAATCTGGGAAAACAGTCGGAATGACGGTTGCCGTGGCGTACCTTTCCACGATTTGTGCTGGCACGTTGGCTTATTTTGCCGCCAGCAATCTGATTCCGTTACTTGCTGCCGGTGCAGGCAACGTGGCTGGAGGGGGAGAAGCCCTAAAGCCGTTTTTTGAGTTGAAGATTGATCCGATGATGGGAGTCATGACAGCATTGGTGACGGCGTTTTTGTTTGGGATTGGGTTAAGCAAGATTAAGAACGACTCGCTATACCAATTTTTCCAGGGCGGGAAAGCGATTATCGATTTAGTGATTGTTAAAGTTATTATTCCAATATTACCTTTTTATATTGCTGCGATCTTTGCGGGGATGGCGAGTGAAGGGCAAGTGTTTGAAACGGTAAAAGTGTTTGGTATCGTTCTTTTATTGGCAGTCGCTTTGCACTGGATTTGGCTAATCGTATTATACGGAGTTTCTGCAGGGGTATCCGGAAGATCACCTCTTCGCGCATTAAGAAATATGCTTCCTGCCTATATGACGGCCATTGGTACGATGTCGAGTGCGGCAACGATTCCTGTGACGCTGAGTTCAGTGAAGAAGCTTGGGGTTAAAGGTGAAGTGGCGAATTTCGTTGTTCCTCTATCAGCGACGATTCACTTGTCCGGTAGTACGATCACGCTGTTAACATGTTCGATGGCGGTGATGTTTCTATCTAACGGCCTTGCCATACCGGGATACTTTCAAGTGCTTCCATTCATTGCGATGCTCGGCATCATGATGGTTGCAGCTCCCGGGGTCCCAGGTGGCGCGGTCATGGCATCCATTGGCTTGCTTGGAAGTATGCTCGGCTTTGATGAAGCGGCAATTGGCTTGATGATCGCTCTTTATATGGCCCAAGACAGCTTTGGCACGGCATGCAATGTCACAGGTGATGGTGCGATTGCTATGCTTGTTGAAAAGTGGAGTGGAAATAGTGCGAATGCATCCGCTAAGCGCGATATAGCTTAATTATACGAGGTTGTTCAGCGATCTGAAGTCCCAGTGATGATTATTAAATAGGATGAAGAGATGCAGGTCCGCTCAAGTGAGCGGGCTTTTTTTCGTGCTTCTATTGCAGTATGATGAAAGCAAGAAAGGTGGTAGATGTATGCCGACGGAAAAGTTATATTATGAAGATCCATATATACGTTCTTTCACAAGCCAACTCATAAGACAGGATCAGGATGAAAAGGGACGCTGCTACGTTGTATTGGAACAGACAGCTTTTTACCCGACTGGCGGCGGACAACCTTATGATACCGGGCACCTTCATGATGTTGCTGTTTATGATGTGGAGGAAGTGGAGGGGGAGATTCGACATTTTATAGAAAGGCCCCTTGAAGTACATAACGAGCTTACGGGAGTGATTCACTGGGATCGCCGTTTTGATCATATGCAACAGCATGCTGGACAGCATATTTTGTCCGCTGCATTCGAACAAGAATACGGTTATTCAACGGTAAGTTTTCATTTAGGTAAAGAAACATGTACCATTGATCTTCCGATAGCCGACCTTCGTCATGATGAAGCGAAGGAAGTTGAAGCCTTGGCTAACCGAATCATTTTGGAGAACCGCCCCATTGAAGCGAAATGGGTAACAAAAGAAGAGCTTTCTCAGTATTCTCTAAGGAAAGATCTATCCGTTTCAGAAAAT
It encodes the following:
- a CDS encoding dicarboxylate/amino acid:cation symporter → MKVGLIPKLLAGIIIGMLAGLYLPDEGVRLFITVKGIIGQFIGFTVPLIIVFFITSGVAQLGNQSGKTVGMTVAVAYLSTICAGTLAYFAASNLIPLLAAGAGNVAGGGEALKPFFELKIDPMMGVMTALVTAFLFGIGLSKIKNDSLYQFFQGGKAIIDLVIVKVIIPILPFYIAAIFAGMASEGQVFETVKVFGIVLLLAVALHWIWLIVLYGVSAGVSGRSPLRALRNMLPAYMTAIGTMSSAATIPVTLSSVKKLGVKGEVANFVVPLSATIHLSGSTITLLTCSMAVMFLSNGLAIPGYFQVLPFIAMLGIMMVAAPGVPGGAVMASIGLLGSMLGFDEAAIGLMIALYMAQDSFGTACNVTGDGAIAMLVEKWSGNSANASAKRDIA